In Prunus dulcis chromosome 2, ALMONDv2, whole genome shotgun sequence, a single genomic region encodes these proteins:
- the LOC117619216 gene encoding putative acyl-activating enzyme 19 isoform X5 gives MTRNDALNLKPQMISAHKNTHCCISREFSAAAANNANKIAVVHASGGALLSPQLRSRTSITEDAAPALVRQLLYDGDHSFTYSHLISAVGSLTSQLLSTPRLPCHYNKPSRRIFGLYMPPSAEYIVSVLSVLRCGEAFLPLDPSWPKQRLLSVISSANVDLIIACRTPFGFESDSNWLPEACGGRVLWFSMEEHKNGGIDWDWACKCESVKERPCWCYLMYTSGSTGKPKGVCGTEQGLLNRFLWMQELYPLFGDEILLFKTGISFVDHLQEFLSAILTGCTLVIPPFNHLKRNVFSLVDFLQAYFVNRLTAVPSLMRAILPSLQGRDDEKLPRSLDLLVLSGEVLPLSLWDMLSKMLPRTAILNLYGSTEVSGDCTYFDCKRLPLILAADPLTTVPIGMPIFNCDVVLIGGDDVSNEGEIYVAGVCNSSGYYSDSMVTPLDTVRLSQDSVCCSSVNGHKSQYYFRTGDFAKQLRSGDLVFLGRKDRTIKLNGQRIALEEIEDTVRGHSEVIDAAVIFHKVQGELMLLVAFIILREGIPKEIFGATIKSWMADKLPLAMIPGHIVVTESFPVSSSGKINYELLADSVFLAKHVEDGLGDVGSSNLLQLVKTAFRDVLSVEEISDDDDFFTMGGNSIAAAHLSNNIGVDMRLIYCFPSPSMLCTALLERKESLNINVSRDAKSKMNLEGGKPSFFHVHSDTPATVNFDEQRRLLRTLSGRSEDNAIISKRLKLDSNINVAGDSSPANGYPWNSVAICASCSFSRCNKVVYEGGSVVKDIYQATCSVTVPKSRNVPMQESWKVYMGLCVDASPIIVHKGQDIYLFIGSHSHKFMCVNARSGSVQWEIKLEGRVECSAAILSDFTQVVVGCYRGKIYFLDFLNGNICWTFQTSGEVKSQPVIDSQRQLIWCGSYDHNLYALDYKNHCCVYQLPCGGSIYGSPAIDEYRTAGPIFAGACMSSALPFQALICSRDGSIYSLELETGDLLWQYNVKDPITSSAYVDEHLSLVSDRSNLPDRLVCICSSSGSVYLLRVNSGVAKVANEPIDVEEFSRLDLAGDVFSSPVMIGGRIFVGCRDDYIHCITVKA, from the exons ATGACGAGAAATGATGCACTAAATCTGAAACCCCAAATGATAAGCGCACATAAAAACACCCATTGCTGCATTTCCCGCGAGTTCTCCGCAGCAGCGGCCAACAACGCCAACAAAATCGCCGTTGTGCATGCCTCCGGTGGGGCCCTCCTTTCCCCACAACTCCGTTCCCGCACCTCCATCACAGAGGATGCTGCTCCTGCTCTCGTCCGGCAGCTCCTCTATGACGGCGACCACTCCTTCACCTACTCCCATCTCATCTCAGCCGTCGGTTCACTCACCTCCCAGCTCCTCTCCACCCCTCGACTTCCCTGTCATTACAACAAGCCCAGCCGGAGAATCTTCGGCTTATACATGCCGCCCTCGGCGGAGTACATAGTGTCCGTGCTTTCAGTTTTGAGGTGCGGAGAGGCCTTTCTGCCTCTGGACCCTTCGTGGCCCAAACAAAGGCTACTTTCAGTAATTTCATCGGCCAATGTCGACCTCATCATCGCCTGCAGGACGCCGTTCGGGTTCGAATCCGACTCGAATTGGCTACCCGAGGCCTGCGGTGGTCGCGTTTTGTGGTTCTCAATGGAAGAGCATAAAAATGGAGGAATCGATTGGGATTGGGCGTGCAAATGTGAGAGTGTGAAGGAGAGGCCGTGCTGGTGTTATTTGATGTACACTTCGGGTTCGACTGGGAAGCCGAAAGGTGTGTGTGGAACTGAGCAAGGTCTTTTGAATCGGTTTCTATGGATGCAAGAGTTGTATCCACTGTTTGGAGACGAGATTTTGTTGTTCAAGACAGGGATAAGCTTCGTTGATCACCTGCAAGAGTTTCTTAGCGCTATTCTCACTGGTTGTACTTTGGTTATACCTCCTTTCAATCACCTTAAGCGCAATGTGTTTTCGCTTGTCGATTTTCTACAG GCTTACTTTGTCAATAGACTTACTGCTGTTCCATCACTTATGAGAGCAATCCTTCCTTCCTTACAAGGTCGAGATGATGAGAAGCTTCCAAGGTCGTTGGATTTGTTAGTGTTAAGCGGCGAAGTTTTGCCTTTATCCTTATGGGATATGCTCTCCAAGATGTTACCGAGGACCgcaattttgaatttgtatGGGAGTACTGAG GTGTCTGGTGATTGTACATATTTTGATTGCAAGAGATTGCCATTGATTTTGGCGGCAGACCCACTAACAACTGTTCCAATTGGTATGCCTATTTTTAATTGTGATGTCGTACTTATTGGTGGTGATGATGTATCCAATGAGGGAGAAATTTATGTCGCTGGTGTATGCAATTCTTCTGGATACTATTCTGATTCTATGGTTACTCCTCTGGACACTGTAAGGTTGTCTCAAGATTCTGTTTGTTGCAGTTCTGTAAATGGACATAAAAGTCAATATTATTTTCGGACGGGTGATTTTGCTAAACAGCTTCGTAGCGGTGACTTGGTTTTCTTAGGTAGAAAAGACCGTACAATTAAGCTCAATGGGCAGCGTATTGCTTTAGAGGAAATTGAAGATACAGTGAGGGGACATTCAGAGGTAATTGATGCTGCTGTAATTTTTCATAAAGTTCAAGGGGAACTCATGCTACTCGTGGCATTTATAATATTAAGAGAGGGAATACCCAAGGAAATATTCGGAGCTACCATCAAAAGTTGGATGGCTGACAAACTTCCATTAGCAATGATTCCTGGCCACATTGTTGTTACTGAATCATTTCCAGTATCTTCTAGTGGAAAAATTAACTATGAGTTGTTGGCAGACTCAGTATTTCTTGCAAAGCATGTCGAAGATGGGCTTGGTGACGTTGGGAGCAGCAACCTACTGCAACTAGTAAAAACG GCCTTTAGAGATGTTTTAAGTGTTGAAGAGAtttctgatgatgatgatttctTTACTATGGGTGGAAATTCTATTGCTGCTGCACATCTTTCTAATAATATAGGAGTTGATATGCGATTGATATATTGCTTTCCAAGTCCATCCATGCTTTGTACTGCTCTTTTAGAGAGAAAAGAATCATTGAATATAAATGTCAGTAGAGATGCTAAATCAAAGATGAATCTGGAAGGGGGTAAACCAAGTTTTTTTCATGTTCACTCTGACACTCCTGCTACAGTAAATTTTGATGAGCAGAGGAGATTACTAAGAACTCTTTCTGGAAGAAGTGAAGATAATGCAATTATCTCTAAACGCTTGAAACTGGATTCAAACATAAATGTTGCTGGTGATAGTAGTCCAGCAAATGGGTATCCATGGAATTCTGTGGCAATATGTGCGTCTTGTTCTTTTAGCCGGTGCAACAAAGTTGTGTATGAAGGTGGGTCCGTGGTGAAAGATATTTATCAAGCAACCTGTTCTGTGACGGTCCCGAAAAGTAGAAATGTTCCTATGCAAGAATCATGGAAAGTTTACATGGGATTATGTGTTGATGCATCGCCAATTATTGTTCATAAAGGCCAGGATATCTACTTATTTATTGGATCGCACTCACATAAATTTATGTGTGTTAATGCCAGAAG TGGTTCTGTCCAGTGGGAGATAAAACTAGAAGGACGTGTGGAATGCTCAGCAGCAATTCTTAGTGACTTCACACAG GTTGTAGTTGGATGCTACAGAGGGAAAATATACTTCCTTGATTTTTTGAACGGTAACATCTGTTGGACTTTTCAAACATCTGGTGAG GTAAAGTCACAGCCCGTCATAGACAGTCAGAGACAATTGATCTG GTGTGGATCATATGACCATAACTTGTATGCTCTAGATTACAAAAACCATTGCTGTGTATATCAGCTTCCATGTGGTGGGAGTATCTATGGGTCACCTGCAATTGATGAG TATAGAACTGCTGGGCCTATATTTGCTGGAGCCTGCATGTCTTCTGCTCTTCCTTTTCAG GCACTCATATGCTCTCGAGATGGAAGCATCTACTCACTTGAACTG GAAACGGGAGATTTACTCTGGCAATACAATGTTAAGGATCCAATTACTTCATCCGCTTATGTGGATGAGCACTTAAGCTTGGTATCTGATCGATCTAACTTGCCAGACAG gtTGGTTTGTATCTGTTCCAGCTCAGGAAGTGTATATTTGCTTCGGGTTAACTCCGGAGTCGCCAAAGTGGCAAATGAACCGATAGATGTTGAGGAATTTTCCAGACTGGACCTCGCAGGAGATGTATTTTCTTCACCTGTAATGATTGGTGGCAGAATTTTTGTTGGTTGTAGGGATGATTATATACACTGCATTACTGTGAAGGCCTAG
- the LOC117619216 gene encoding putative acyl-activating enzyme 19 isoform X4 has product MTRNDALNLKPQMISAHKNTHCCISREFSAAAANNANKIAVVHASGGALLSPQLRSRTSITEDAAPALVRQLLYDGDHSFTYSHLISAVGSLTSQLLSTPRLPCHYNKPSRRIFGLYMPPSAEYIVSVLSVLRCGEAFLPLDPSWPKQRLLSVISSANVDLIIACRTPFGFESDSNWLPEACGGRVLWFSMEEHKNGGIDWDWACKCESVKERPCWCYLMYTSGSTGKPKGVCGTEQGLLNRFLWMQELYPLFGDEILLFKTGISFVDHLQEFLSAILTGCTLVIPPFNHLKRNVFSLVDFLQAYFVNRLTAVPSLMRAILPSLQGRDDEKLPRSLDLLVLSGEVLPLSLWDMLSKMLPRTAILNLYGSTEVSGDCTYFDCKRLPLILAADPLTTVPIGMPIFNCDVVLIGGDDVSNEGEIYVAGVCNSSGYYSDSMVTPLDTVRLSQDSVCCSSVNGHKSQYYFRTGDFAKQLRSGDLVFLGRKDRTIKLNGQRIALEEIEDTVRGHSEVIDAAVIFHKVQGELMLLVAFIILREGIPKEIFGATIKSWMADKLPLAMIPGHIVVTESFPVSSSGKINYELLADSVFLAKHVEDGLGDVGSSNLLQLVKTAFRDVLSVEEISDDDDFFTMGGNSIAAAHLSNNIGVDMRLIYCFPSPSMLCTALLERKESLNINVSRDAKSKMNLEGGKPSFFHVHSDTPATVNFDEQRRLLRTLSGRSEDNAIISKRLKLDSNINVAGDSSPANGYPWNSVAICASCSFSRCNKVVYEGGSVVKDIYQATCSVTVPKSRNVPMQESWKVYMGLCVDASPIIVHKGQDIYLFIGSHSHKFMCVNARSGSVQWEIKLEGRVECSAAILSDFTQVVVGCYRGKIYFLDFLNGNICWTFQTSGEVKSQPVIDSQRQLIWCGSYDHNLYALDYKNHCCVYQLPCGGSIYGSPAIDEAFPFSILWLHGLEAPVFGSLAINSLNGNIICCLVDGHVLALDTSGSVIWRYRTAGPIFAGACMSSALPFQALICSRDGSIYSLELETGDLLWQYNVKDPITSSAYVDEHLSLVSDRSNLPDRLVCICSSSGSVYLLRVNSGVAKVANEPIDVEEFSRLDLAGDVFSSPVMIGGRIFVGCRDDYIHCITVKA; this is encoded by the exons ATGACGAGAAATGATGCACTAAATCTGAAACCCCAAATGATAAGCGCACATAAAAACACCCATTGCTGCATTTCCCGCGAGTTCTCCGCAGCAGCGGCCAACAACGCCAACAAAATCGCCGTTGTGCATGCCTCCGGTGGGGCCCTCCTTTCCCCACAACTCCGTTCCCGCACCTCCATCACAGAGGATGCTGCTCCTGCTCTCGTCCGGCAGCTCCTCTATGACGGCGACCACTCCTTCACCTACTCCCATCTCATCTCAGCCGTCGGTTCACTCACCTCCCAGCTCCTCTCCACCCCTCGACTTCCCTGTCATTACAACAAGCCCAGCCGGAGAATCTTCGGCTTATACATGCCGCCCTCGGCGGAGTACATAGTGTCCGTGCTTTCAGTTTTGAGGTGCGGAGAGGCCTTTCTGCCTCTGGACCCTTCGTGGCCCAAACAAAGGCTACTTTCAGTAATTTCATCGGCCAATGTCGACCTCATCATCGCCTGCAGGACGCCGTTCGGGTTCGAATCCGACTCGAATTGGCTACCCGAGGCCTGCGGTGGTCGCGTTTTGTGGTTCTCAATGGAAGAGCATAAAAATGGAGGAATCGATTGGGATTGGGCGTGCAAATGTGAGAGTGTGAAGGAGAGGCCGTGCTGGTGTTATTTGATGTACACTTCGGGTTCGACTGGGAAGCCGAAAGGTGTGTGTGGAACTGAGCAAGGTCTTTTGAATCGGTTTCTATGGATGCAAGAGTTGTATCCACTGTTTGGAGACGAGATTTTGTTGTTCAAGACAGGGATAAGCTTCGTTGATCACCTGCAAGAGTTTCTTAGCGCTATTCTCACTGGTTGTACTTTGGTTATACCTCCTTTCAATCACCTTAAGCGCAATGTGTTTTCGCTTGTCGATTTTCTACAG GCTTACTTTGTCAATAGACTTACTGCTGTTCCATCACTTATGAGAGCAATCCTTCCTTCCTTACAAGGTCGAGATGATGAGAAGCTTCCAAGGTCGTTGGATTTGTTAGTGTTAAGCGGCGAAGTTTTGCCTTTATCCTTATGGGATATGCTCTCCAAGATGTTACCGAGGACCgcaattttgaatttgtatGGGAGTACTGAG GTGTCTGGTGATTGTACATATTTTGATTGCAAGAGATTGCCATTGATTTTGGCGGCAGACCCACTAACAACTGTTCCAATTGGTATGCCTATTTTTAATTGTGATGTCGTACTTATTGGTGGTGATGATGTATCCAATGAGGGAGAAATTTATGTCGCTGGTGTATGCAATTCTTCTGGATACTATTCTGATTCTATGGTTACTCCTCTGGACACTGTAAGGTTGTCTCAAGATTCTGTTTGTTGCAGTTCTGTAAATGGACATAAAAGTCAATATTATTTTCGGACGGGTGATTTTGCTAAACAGCTTCGTAGCGGTGACTTGGTTTTCTTAGGTAGAAAAGACCGTACAATTAAGCTCAATGGGCAGCGTATTGCTTTAGAGGAAATTGAAGATACAGTGAGGGGACATTCAGAGGTAATTGATGCTGCTGTAATTTTTCATAAAGTTCAAGGGGAACTCATGCTACTCGTGGCATTTATAATATTAAGAGAGGGAATACCCAAGGAAATATTCGGAGCTACCATCAAAAGTTGGATGGCTGACAAACTTCCATTAGCAATGATTCCTGGCCACATTGTTGTTACTGAATCATTTCCAGTATCTTCTAGTGGAAAAATTAACTATGAGTTGTTGGCAGACTCAGTATTTCTTGCAAAGCATGTCGAAGATGGGCTTGGTGACGTTGGGAGCAGCAACCTACTGCAACTAGTAAAAACG GCCTTTAGAGATGTTTTAAGTGTTGAAGAGAtttctgatgatgatgatttctTTACTATGGGTGGAAATTCTATTGCTGCTGCACATCTTTCTAATAATATAGGAGTTGATATGCGATTGATATATTGCTTTCCAAGTCCATCCATGCTTTGTACTGCTCTTTTAGAGAGAAAAGAATCATTGAATATAAATGTCAGTAGAGATGCTAAATCAAAGATGAATCTGGAAGGGGGTAAACCAAGTTTTTTTCATGTTCACTCTGACACTCCTGCTACAGTAAATTTTGATGAGCAGAGGAGATTACTAAGAACTCTTTCTGGAAGAAGTGAAGATAATGCAATTATCTCTAAACGCTTGAAACTGGATTCAAACATAAATGTTGCTGGTGATAGTAGTCCAGCAAATGGGTATCCATGGAATTCTGTGGCAATATGTGCGTCTTGTTCTTTTAGCCGGTGCAACAAAGTTGTGTATGAAGGTGGGTCCGTGGTGAAAGATATTTATCAAGCAACCTGTTCTGTGACGGTCCCGAAAAGTAGAAATGTTCCTATGCAAGAATCATGGAAAGTTTACATGGGATTATGTGTTGATGCATCGCCAATTATTGTTCATAAAGGCCAGGATATCTACTTATTTATTGGATCGCACTCACATAAATTTATGTGTGTTAATGCCAGAAG TGGTTCTGTCCAGTGGGAGATAAAACTAGAAGGACGTGTGGAATGCTCAGCAGCAATTCTTAGTGACTTCACACAG GTTGTAGTTGGATGCTACAGAGGGAAAATATACTTCCTTGATTTTTTGAACGGTAACATCTGTTGGACTTTTCAAACATCTGGTGAG GTAAAGTCACAGCCCGTCATAGACAGTCAGAGACAATTGATCTG GTGTGGATCATATGACCATAACTTGTATGCTCTAGATTACAAAAACCATTGCTGTGTATATCAGCTTCCATGTGGTGGGAGTATCTATGGGTCACCTGCAATTGATGAG GCATTCCCATTTTCTATTCTGTGGCTGCATGGGCTAGAAGCGCCAGTGTTTGGTTCTCTTGCCATCAATTCTCTGAATGGAAATA TTATATGTTGCTTAGTGGACGGTCATGTTCTCGCATTGGATACAAGTGGATCTGTTATTTGGAGG TATAGAACTGCTGGGCCTATATTTGCTGGAGCCTGCATGTCTTCTGCTCTTCCTTTTCAG GCACTCATATGCTCTCGAGATGGAAGCATCTACTCACTTGAACTG GAAACGGGAGATTTACTCTGGCAATACAATGTTAAGGATCCAATTACTTCATCCGCTTATGTGGATGAGCACTTAAGCTTGGTATCTGATCGATCTAACTTGCCAGACAG gtTGGTTTGTATCTGTTCCAGCTCAGGAAGTGTATATTTGCTTCGGGTTAACTCCGGAGTCGCCAAAGTGGCAAATGAACCGATAGATGTTGAGGAATTTTCCAGACTGGACCTCGCAGGAGATGTATTTTCTTCACCTGTAATGATTGGTGGCAGAATTTTTGTTGGTTGTAGGGATGATTATATACACTGCATTACTGTGAAGGCCTAG
- the LOC117619216 gene encoding putative acyl-activating enzyme 19 isoform X2 codes for MTRNDALNLKPQMISAHKNTHCCISREFSAAAANNANKIAVVHASGGALLSPQLRSRTSITEDAAPALVRQLLYDGDHSFTYSHLISAVGSLTSQLLSTPRLPCHYNKPSRRIFGLYMPPSAEYIVSVLSVLRCGEAFLPLDPSWPKQRLLSVISSANVDLIIACRTPFGFESDSNWLPEACGGRVLWFSMEEHKNGGIDWDWACKCESVKERPCWCYLMYTSGSTGKPKGVCGTEQGLLNRFLWMQELYPLFGDEILLFKTGISFVDHLQEFLSAILTGCTLVIPPFNHLKRNVFSLVDFLQAYFVNRLTAVPSLMRAILPSLQGRDDEKLPRSLDLLVLSGEVLPLSLWDMLSKMLPRTAILNLYGSTEVSGDCTYFDCKRLPLILAADPLTTVPIGMPIFNCDVVLIGGDDVSNEGEIYVAGVCNSSGYYSDSMVTPLDTVRLSQDSVCCSSVNGHKSQYYFRTGDFAKQLRSGDLVFLGRKDRTIKLNGQRIALEEIEDTVRGHSEVIDAAVIFHKVQGELMLLVAFIILREGIPKEIFGATIKSWMADKLPLAMIPGHIVVTESFPVSSSGKINYELLADSVFLAKHVEDGLGDVGSSNLLQLVKTAFRDVLSVEEISDDDDFFTMGGNSIAAAHLSNNIGVDMRLIYCFPSPSMLCTALLERKESLNINVSRDAKSKMNLEGGKPSFFHVHSDTPATVNFDEQRRLLRTLSGRSEDNAIISKRLKLDSNINVAGDSSPANGYPWNSVAICASCSFSRCNKVVYEGGSVVKDIYQATCSVTVPKSRNVPMQESWKVYMGLCVDASPIIVHKGQDIYLFIGSHSHKFMCVNARSGSVQWEIKLEGRVECSAAILSDFTQVVVGCYRGKIYFLDFLNGNICWTFQTSGEVKSQPVIDSQRQLIWCGSYDHNLYALDYKNHCCVYQLPCGGSIYGSPAIDEMNNILYVASTSGQMTAISIAAFPFSILWLHGLEAPVFGSLAINSLNGNIICCLVDGHVLALDTSGSVIWRYRTAGPIFAGACMSSALPFQALICSRDGSIYSLELETGDLLWQYNVKDPITSSAYVDEHLSLVSDRSNLPDRLVCICSSSGSVYLLRVNSGVAKVANEPIDVEEFSRLDLAGDVFSSPVMIGGRIFVGCRDDYIHCITVKA; via the exons ATGACGAGAAATGATGCACTAAATCTGAAACCCCAAATGATAAGCGCACATAAAAACACCCATTGCTGCATTTCCCGCGAGTTCTCCGCAGCAGCGGCCAACAACGCCAACAAAATCGCCGTTGTGCATGCCTCCGGTGGGGCCCTCCTTTCCCCACAACTCCGTTCCCGCACCTCCATCACAGAGGATGCTGCTCCTGCTCTCGTCCGGCAGCTCCTCTATGACGGCGACCACTCCTTCACCTACTCCCATCTCATCTCAGCCGTCGGTTCACTCACCTCCCAGCTCCTCTCCACCCCTCGACTTCCCTGTCATTACAACAAGCCCAGCCGGAGAATCTTCGGCTTATACATGCCGCCCTCGGCGGAGTACATAGTGTCCGTGCTTTCAGTTTTGAGGTGCGGAGAGGCCTTTCTGCCTCTGGACCCTTCGTGGCCCAAACAAAGGCTACTTTCAGTAATTTCATCGGCCAATGTCGACCTCATCATCGCCTGCAGGACGCCGTTCGGGTTCGAATCCGACTCGAATTGGCTACCCGAGGCCTGCGGTGGTCGCGTTTTGTGGTTCTCAATGGAAGAGCATAAAAATGGAGGAATCGATTGGGATTGGGCGTGCAAATGTGAGAGTGTGAAGGAGAGGCCGTGCTGGTGTTATTTGATGTACACTTCGGGTTCGACTGGGAAGCCGAAAGGTGTGTGTGGAACTGAGCAAGGTCTTTTGAATCGGTTTCTATGGATGCAAGAGTTGTATCCACTGTTTGGAGACGAGATTTTGTTGTTCAAGACAGGGATAAGCTTCGTTGATCACCTGCAAGAGTTTCTTAGCGCTATTCTCACTGGTTGTACTTTGGTTATACCTCCTTTCAATCACCTTAAGCGCAATGTGTTTTCGCTTGTCGATTTTCTACAG GCTTACTTTGTCAATAGACTTACTGCTGTTCCATCACTTATGAGAGCAATCCTTCCTTCCTTACAAGGTCGAGATGATGAGAAGCTTCCAAGGTCGTTGGATTTGTTAGTGTTAAGCGGCGAAGTTTTGCCTTTATCCTTATGGGATATGCTCTCCAAGATGTTACCGAGGACCgcaattttgaatttgtatGGGAGTACTGAG GTGTCTGGTGATTGTACATATTTTGATTGCAAGAGATTGCCATTGATTTTGGCGGCAGACCCACTAACAACTGTTCCAATTGGTATGCCTATTTTTAATTGTGATGTCGTACTTATTGGTGGTGATGATGTATCCAATGAGGGAGAAATTTATGTCGCTGGTGTATGCAATTCTTCTGGATACTATTCTGATTCTATGGTTACTCCTCTGGACACTGTAAGGTTGTCTCAAGATTCTGTTTGTTGCAGTTCTGTAAATGGACATAAAAGTCAATATTATTTTCGGACGGGTGATTTTGCTAAACAGCTTCGTAGCGGTGACTTGGTTTTCTTAGGTAGAAAAGACCGTACAATTAAGCTCAATGGGCAGCGTATTGCTTTAGAGGAAATTGAAGATACAGTGAGGGGACATTCAGAGGTAATTGATGCTGCTGTAATTTTTCATAAAGTTCAAGGGGAACTCATGCTACTCGTGGCATTTATAATATTAAGAGAGGGAATACCCAAGGAAATATTCGGAGCTACCATCAAAAGTTGGATGGCTGACAAACTTCCATTAGCAATGATTCCTGGCCACATTGTTGTTACTGAATCATTTCCAGTATCTTCTAGTGGAAAAATTAACTATGAGTTGTTGGCAGACTCAGTATTTCTTGCAAAGCATGTCGAAGATGGGCTTGGTGACGTTGGGAGCAGCAACCTACTGCAACTAGTAAAAACG GCCTTTAGAGATGTTTTAAGTGTTGAAGAGAtttctgatgatgatgatttctTTACTATGGGTGGAAATTCTATTGCTGCTGCACATCTTTCTAATAATATAGGAGTTGATATGCGATTGATATATTGCTTTCCAAGTCCATCCATGCTTTGTACTGCTCTTTTAGAGAGAAAAGAATCATTGAATATAAATGTCAGTAGAGATGCTAAATCAAAGATGAATCTGGAAGGGGGTAAACCAAGTTTTTTTCATGTTCACTCTGACACTCCTGCTACAGTAAATTTTGATGAGCAGAGGAGATTACTAAGAACTCTTTCTGGAAGAAGTGAAGATAATGCAATTATCTCTAAACGCTTGAAACTGGATTCAAACATAAATGTTGCTGGTGATAGTAGTCCAGCAAATGGGTATCCATGGAATTCTGTGGCAATATGTGCGTCTTGTTCTTTTAGCCGGTGCAACAAAGTTGTGTATGAAGGTGGGTCCGTGGTGAAAGATATTTATCAAGCAACCTGTTCTGTGACGGTCCCGAAAAGTAGAAATGTTCCTATGCAAGAATCATGGAAAGTTTACATGGGATTATGTGTTGATGCATCGCCAATTATTGTTCATAAAGGCCAGGATATCTACTTATTTATTGGATCGCACTCACATAAATTTATGTGTGTTAATGCCAGAAG TGGTTCTGTCCAGTGGGAGATAAAACTAGAAGGACGTGTGGAATGCTCAGCAGCAATTCTTAGTGACTTCACACAG GTTGTAGTTGGATGCTACAGAGGGAAAATATACTTCCTTGATTTTTTGAACGGTAACATCTGTTGGACTTTTCAAACATCTGGTGAG GTAAAGTCACAGCCCGTCATAGACAGTCAGAGACAATTGATCTG GTGTGGATCATATGACCATAACTTGTATGCTCTAGATTACAAAAACCATTGCTGTGTATATCAGCTTCCATGTGGTGGGAGTATCTATGGGTCACCTGCAATTGATGAG ATGAATAATATACTTTATGTGGCTTCTACGAGTGGCCAAATGACAGCCATATCAATTGCG GCATTCCCATTTTCTATTCTGTGGCTGCATGGGCTAGAAGCGCCAGTGTTTGGTTCTCTTGCCATCAATTCTCTGAATGGAAATA TTATATGTTGCTTAGTGGACGGTCATGTTCTCGCATTGGATACAAGTGGATCTGTTATTTGGAGG TATAGAACTGCTGGGCCTATATTTGCTGGAGCCTGCATGTCTTCTGCTCTTCCTTTTCAG GCACTCATATGCTCTCGAGATGGAAGCATCTACTCACTTGAACTG GAAACGGGAGATTTACTCTGGCAATACAATGTTAAGGATCCAATTACTTCATCCGCTTATGTGGATGAGCACTTAAGCTTGGTATCTGATCGATCTAACTTGCCAGACAG gtTGGTTTGTATCTGTTCCAGCTCAGGAAGTGTATATTTGCTTCGGGTTAACTCCGGAGTCGCCAAAGTGGCAAATGAACCGATAGATGTTGAGGAATTTTCCAGACTGGACCTCGCAGGAGATGTATTTTCTTCACCTGTAATGATTGGTGGCAGAATTTTTGTTGGTTGTAGGGATGATTATATACACTGCATTACTGTGAAGGCCTAG